The following coding sequences lie in one Thalassoglobus polymorphus genomic window:
- a CDS encoding YebC/PmpR family DNA-binding transcriptional regulator — protein MAGHSHWANIAHKKGRIDKKRGALFGKLSRAIIVAARNGGGDPAMNLALRYALDKARKNSMPKDNIERAVKKGCGDLDGEDYQEIVYEGYGAGGVAVMAEALTENRNRTGGEIRKTFEVYGSGLGQSGCVSYMFERKGFFSIPVENITFDELFELALEAGADDVQEAGDVYEVTCSIDAFQSLNDVLEANNIETRVAELSQIPNSTVDLEIEDARKVLKLLEELEANEDIQSVTANFNIADDVMDALSEEE, from the coding sequence ATGGCTGGACATTCCCACTGGGCGAATATCGCACACAAGAAAGGACGAATCGACAAGAAGCGCGGAGCTTTATTCGGAAAGCTGAGCCGGGCCATTATCGTCGCTGCGCGGAACGGGGGAGGAGACCCCGCAATGAACCTCGCACTTCGATATGCTCTCGACAAAGCTCGAAAAAACAGCATGCCCAAAGACAACATCGAGCGTGCTGTCAAAAAAGGCTGTGGTGACCTGGACGGTGAAGATTATCAGGAAATCGTCTACGAAGGTTACGGCGCCGGTGGAGTGGCTGTGATGGCAGAAGCACTCACGGAAAACCGAAACCGTACCGGCGGAGAGATTCGAAAAACATTCGAAGTGTATGGTTCAGGATTGGGACAAAGTGGTTGTGTTTCGTACATGTTCGAACGCAAAGGCTTCTTTTCGATTCCGGTGGAGAACATCACTTTCGACGAACTCTTTGAACTTGCTCTCGAAGCCGGAGCTGATGATGTTCAAGAAGCGGGCGACGTGTACGAAGTCACTTGTTCAATCGATGCGTTTCAATCGCTGAATGATGTGCTCGAAGCGAATAACATTGAAACGCGAGTCGCTGAGCTTTCTCAAATTCCCAACTCGACTGTCGACTTGGAGATCGAAGATGCTCGAAAAGTTCTGAAACTTCTTGAAGAGCTTGAAGCGAATGAAGACATCCAGAGTGTCACTGCGAACTTTAATATCGCTGATGATGTCATGGACGCACTCAGCGAAGAAGAGTGA